A part of Lacibacter sp. H407 genomic DNA contains:
- a CDS encoding DUF1624 domain-containing protein, whose amino-acid sequence MNEIKTKPRIESIDLLKGLVMVIMALDHVRDYFHYSAPFFNPTDPTQTTLAIFFTRFITHFCAPAFSFLAGLSAFMIGKRKSPAELSVFLLKRGLWLIFIELTIVSFAWSFNPEFSRTGLVVIWVLGMSMIALAGLIHLPKNIILLFSIIIIFGHNLLDSIDIKDNILWSLLHQPGLLWSDGTHAILVGYPIIPWIAVMSLGYCFGSLYDNSFDAFKRKRILNGLGLGSILLFFLLITIHAYGDPVKWTNYGYTVKTVMSIFNVSKYPPSLLYLLVTLGGAFLFLAHAEKLKGKVVNFFCVFGRVPFFYYIIHLYLIHALALLAAELTGFGWQSMILVKHFRKGEALTGYGFNLITVYLIWFLVIVLLYPLCKKFDAYKQAHKEKWWLSYL is encoded by the coding sequence ATGAACGAAATCAAAACAAAACCCAGAATAGAATCTATTGACCTGTTGAAAGGTTTAGTAATGGTCATCATGGCGCTCGACCATGTGCGGGATTATTTTCATTATTCCGCACCGTTTTTTAATCCTACCGATCCAACCCAAACAACACTGGCTATTTTCTTTACCAGATTCATCACTCATTTTTGTGCACCCGCATTTAGTTTTTTGGCAGGGCTTTCTGCCTTTATGATTGGCAAAAGAAAATCACCCGCTGAATTATCCGTGTTCTTACTTAAACGTGGGCTCTGGTTAATTTTTATCGAACTAACCATTGTATCCTTTGCATGGTCTTTTAACCCTGAATTCAGTCGCACCGGATTAGTGGTAATATGGGTGCTTGGCATGAGTATGATTGCATTGGCTGGTCTTATTCATCTACCCAAAAATATCATCCTGCTATTTAGCATTATCATCATTTTCGGGCACAACCTGTTGGATAGCATTGATATAAAAGACAATATACTTTGGTCGCTCCTGCATCAACCTGGTCTTCTTTGGAGTGATGGAACTCATGCTATCCTCGTTGGCTATCCCATCATACCCTGGATAGCAGTTATGTCATTAGGGTATTGCTTTGGGTCGTTATATGACAACAGTTTTGACGCCTTCAAAAGGAAGAGAATTTTGAACGGCCTGGGTTTAGGAAGCATTTTACTTTTCTTTCTTCTGATAACAATCCATGCTTATGGCGATCCTGTGAAGTGGACAAACTATGGATATACAGTAAAGACAGTGATGTCAATTTTCAACGTTAGCAAGTATCCACCTTCTTTGTTGTATTTGCTGGTAACATTGGGCGGAGCATTTCTTTTTCTTGCCCATGCCGAAAAGTTAAAAGGCAAAGTCGTTAATTTCTTTTGCGTATTTGGCCGGGTGCCATTTTTTTACTACATCATTCATCTTTATCTCATTCATGCATTAGCGCTGTTGGCTGCTGAGCTTACCGGTTTTGGCTGGCAGTCTATGATTTTAGTCAAACACTTTAGAAAAGGAGAAGCGTTAACGGGTTATGGCTTTAATTTGATAACCGTTTACCTGATTTGGTTTTTGGTTATCGTATTGCTTTATCCGCTATGCAAAAAATTTGACGCCTATAAACAAGCCCACAAAGAAAAATGGTGGCTGAGTTATTTGTAA
- a CDS encoding flavin monoamine oxidase family protein: MNRRNFIKTSTIASAGVLLPISVAASGQKTKKKVIVLGAGLAGLTAAWELVQAGHEVIVIEARNRSGGRVLTLREGFTSGLTAEAGAMSFNDNYFNLLRYVKLFNIPYESLKAPAIRSIGGNTVYHLRGKRIVPVNGKIDWPYELKPEEREDSITNRYIQPLLEGVDDVSISNSLYNWARSIDNKTLLQLVAENGASAGAQEIIRVTTWYCDRQGLASAAANLLPVLQSAKSKDVYSFPGGVDRLSSAFAIRLGERIHFNTEVVSIKNVPNNVEVTVTAAGKQESIRADRIVCTIPFSVLRNINISPSLSTFKKEIIAGLHYTPATRVFMEVKKRFWEDNGENGSAMTDLPIGQVQKHPMIKTGKEGERAILEGHARGQDALQLDKMSNDDRLKFTLEQMSKVHPDVSDYYEGGISKSWQLDPYSLGAYSLFLPGQITSWLPEIIRPEGRIHFAGEHTSIYSGSMEGAVESGARAAKEINEV; encoded by the coding sequence GTGAATCGTAGAAACTTTATAAAAACTTCCACTATTGCAAGCGCAGGTGTTTTGCTGCCGATTAGTGTAGCTGCATCTGGCCAAAAAACAAAGAAGAAAGTAATTGTGCTTGGTGCTGGCCTTGCTGGTTTAACTGCCGCATGGGAACTCGTACAAGCCGGTCATGAGGTGATCGTGATTGAAGCAAGAAATCGGTCTGGTGGCCGTGTACTAACACTTCGGGAAGGTTTTACTTCAGGATTAACAGCTGAAGCCGGCGCTATGAGTTTCAACGATAATTATTTCAACCTGCTTCGTTATGTGAAACTTTTCAATATTCCGTACGAATCGCTGAAAGCCCCTGCTATACGGAGTATTGGAGGAAATACAGTCTATCATTTGCGTGGCAAGCGAATTGTTCCGGTTAACGGCAAAATAGATTGGCCCTATGAACTAAAACCGGAGGAACGGGAGGATAGTATCACCAACAGGTACATTCAGCCTTTACTGGAAGGTGTGGATGATGTATCTATTTCCAATTCACTGTACAACTGGGCCCGTTCAATTGACAACAAGACATTGCTTCAGCTTGTTGCAGAAAATGGTGCGTCTGCAGGTGCTCAGGAAATTATTCGTGTAACAACCTGGTATTGTGACCGGCAGGGATTGGCTTCGGCTGCAGCGAATCTGTTACCCGTATTACAGAGTGCCAAAAGTAAAGATGTGTACAGCTTCCCCGGCGGAGTTGATCGTTTATCCTCTGCATTTGCAATTAGATTGGGAGAACGAATTCATTTTAATACTGAGGTGGTGAGTATAAAAAATGTCCCCAATAATGTAGAAGTAACTGTTACTGCAGCCGGTAAGCAAGAAAGCATTCGTGCAGACCGCATTGTATGCACAATTCCTTTTTCAGTTTTGCGAAACATTAATATCTCGCCTTCCTTATCCACCTTCAAAAAAGAGATCATTGCCGGGCTGCATTACACACCGGCAACCCGTGTGTTCATGGAAGTAAAGAAAAGATTTTGGGAAGACAATGGAGAGAATGGTTCAGCTATGACTGATCTCCCTATAGGCCAAGTACAAAAACATCCAATGATCAAAACAGGAAAAGAAGGAGAAAGAGCTATCCTTGAAGGTCATGCACGTGGGCAGGATGCTTTGCAACTTGACAAGATGTCGAATGACGACAGATTAAAATTCACACTTGAACAGATGAGCAAAGTTCACCCTGACGTTTCCGACTACTACGAGGGTGGAATTTCAAAGAGTTGGCAGCTTGACCCTTATTCGCTTGGAGCATATTCGTTATTTCTTCCCGGCCAAATTACTTCATGGCTGCCTGAAATCATCCGACCAGAAGGTCGTATACATTTTGCCGGAGAACATACTTCTATATACTCAGGAAGTATGGAAGGTGCGGTTGAATCGGGTGCACGTGCAGCAAAGGAGATTAACGAAGTGTAA